The genomic window TGCTAATGTTTATCGATTTGCAAATTATTTAAATCGTTATGATGACAATACTGAATTTATCGTTATTACTCACCGTAAAGGAACAATGATGAACGTCAATCGCCTTTATGGAGTAACTATGGAAGAATCCGGAGTTTCAAGAATTCTTTCTGTTTCGGTAAAGGATTAGGAGTAAATATGGGACTTTTTGATAGAATTAAAAAGGCATTTAGTGGAAATAACGAAGAAGCCGACAAAGAAAAAGAAACTGAAAAGTCGACCCAAGAGACTGACCAACAAACATCAGAATCTACTGACACTGATCATGCAACAAGTACCGAGAAATCTGAAGAAAAGCCAGCAGAGAAAAATAAATCTGCTGAAACAACAACTCCAGAAGATCAACAAAGTAATGAGACAGTGGATGAAAATAATTCTGAAGAGATTGAGAATCCTGAACAAGGTACAACTGATGTAAACGAACCACAAACTAACGACAGTGCAGTTATTTCAGATAAACATGAACCACAAGCACAGGCTGAAAATTCTAAACTTGCTGAATCTGAAGAAACTAAGTCTGAAACTGAAGAGTTCAATCCATCAGAGTCTGAAAACGATTCTGAACCTGCAGATAAAGTAGAGTCAGAACCTGAACGGCCTGTGAATGAGAAATCTGCAACAGCTGATGAAAATACGAATGGTGACGAAGAATCAACAGAAAATGTTGAAACAGATGAGTCATCTGAAGAAACTGAAGATGAACAAGAAGTCAAAGAATATGATGAAGGTTTAAAGAAGAGTCGTAATTCATTCAGTGCCAGATTCAATCGTTTCTTGGCTAATTTCAGAAGCGTGGATGAAGACTTTTTCGATGATCTTGAAGAATTGTTGATCGAATCAGATGTTGGTTATGAAACGGCAATGCGTATTTCTGACGAGCTCCGAGAGGAAGTTAAACTCAGAAATGCCAAGAAGCGTTCCGATGTTTCTGATGTTATCGTTGAAAAATTAGTCGACATGTATGATGAAGAGGGCAAAGAAGAAGACAATGCCTTGCATTTCAGTACCGATAAAACACCAACTGTGTTCTTGTTTGTTGGTGTTAATGGTGCAGGAAAGACTACAACTATTGGGAAACTAGCTCATCGTTTCCAATCCCAAGGTAAGAAAGTCTTGTTAGCAGCTGGCGATACTTTTAGAGCGGGAGCAATTGAGCAAATTCAACGCTGGGGCGATCGTGTCAATGTTCCTGTTGAGGCAAAACCTGCACAAACTGACCCCGCTTCAGTCGTTTATGATGCGGTCCAACGTGCAATTAACGAAGACTTTGATATACTGTTGGTTGACACTGCCGGTAGATTGCAAAATAATCAAAACCTAATGCGTGAACTTGAAAAGATTAAACGTGTGATAACACGTGAATTACCAGAAGCACCTCAAGAAGTTTTACTGGTTCTTGATGGATCGACTGGTCAAAATGCCTTGAGTCAAGCTAAACAATTCAACGAAACGACTAATGTTACTGGTATTGTTTTGACTAAGATCGATGGTAGTTCACAAGGTGGTATCGTTTTGGCAATCAGAAATGAATTGCATTTGCCTGTGAAACTGGTTGGGTTAGGCGAACAAATGGATGATCTACGTGACTTTGATCCAGAGAAGTTTATTTATGGATTGTTCAAAGAGCTGATTGTCGGTTCTGGAGAATAAAATGGATATCAAAAAAACAAATGAGATAAATTTGTTGTACAATTTTTACCATTCACTACTAACTTCAAAGCAAGAAAAATACATGAATCTATACTATGTTGAAGATTTTTCACTAGGGGAAATTGCCGAACAACTTGGCGTTTCTCGACAAGCGGTATTAGACAATATTCATCGTTCTGTAGGTTCGCTTGAAAAGTTTGAAAGAGAACTCAGCTTAGTAGAGAAGACTCAAGAAATTGATAACGTTGCTAGTGAATTGAGTAAAGTGGTTCGTGAAAACTATGCTGATGATAAACAATTATTGGATTTAGTCAGACGAATCTCAAAAATAAATGAGATGTAATAGGAGTTAGTTATGGCTTTTGAAGGTTTAAGCGAGAGACTTAACAAAGTTTTTTCTTCATTAAGAGGAAAAGGTAAGCTATCTGAAGATGACATTCGTACAGTTACACGAGAAGTCAGAATGGCATTGTTAGAAGCCGATGTTAACTTTGATGTCGTTAAAGATTTTGTTAAACAAGTACGTGAACGTGCCTTAGGCGCTGAAGTAATGGAAAGTTTAACTCCATCTCAACAAGTCGTTAAGATCGTTGATGATGAGTTAACTAAATTGATGGGTACAGAAGCAGTACCTTTAAACAAGGCCCCACATATTCCAACAATCATTATGATGGTTGGTCTTCAAGGTGCTGGTAAAACTACTACAGCTGGTAAGTTAGCAAAAAGATTGATGGATAATGATAAGGCTCGTCCATTATTTATCGCTGGAGACGTTTATCGTCCAGCTGCTATCGAACAGCTACAAACTATTGGTAAGCAACTGGATGTACCTGTTTATCAAGAGGGTACTGATAAAGATCCAGTTGAGATCGTCAAGAATGGTCTTGCCCAAGCTCATGAAAATAAAAATGATTACGTGATCATTGATACTGCTGGTCGTTTGGAAATTGATGAACAATTGATGGACGAACTTAAACGTATTAAGGAATTGGCACAGCCAAACGAAATTTTATTCGTTGCTGATTCAATGACTGGTCAAGTTGCCGCTAAGGTTGCCCATGGTTTTGATGAACAATTGGATATCACTGGCGTTGTCCTCACAAAATTAGATGGTGATACTCGTGGTGGTGCTGCACTTTCAATTCGTGCAGTCACTGGTAAGCCAATCAAGTTTATCGGACAAGGTGAAAAATTAGATCAACTAGATGTCTTCCACCCAGATAGAATGGCTAACCGTATCTTAGG from Companilactobacillus sp. includes these protein-coding regions:
- the ylxM gene encoding YlxM family DNA-binding protein, whose product is MDIKKTNEINLLYNFYHSLLTSKQEKYMNLYYVEDFSLGEIAEQLGVSRQAVLDNIHRSVGSLEKFERELSLVEKTQEIDNVASELSKVVRENYADDKQLLDLVRRISKINEM
- the ftsY gene encoding signal recognition particle-docking protein FtsY → MGLFDRIKKAFSGNNEEADKEKETEKSTQETDQQTSESTDTDHATSTEKSEEKPAEKNKSAETTTPEDQQSNETVDENNSEEIENPEQGTTDVNEPQTNDSAVISDKHEPQAQAENSKLAESEETKSETEEFNPSESENDSEPADKVESEPERPVNEKSATADENTNGDEESTENVETDESSEETEDEQEVKEYDEGLKKSRNSFSARFNRFLANFRSVDEDFFDDLEELLIESDVGYETAMRISDELREEVKLRNAKKRSDVSDVIVEKLVDMYDEEGKEEDNALHFSTDKTPTVFLFVGVNGAGKTTTIGKLAHRFQSQGKKVLLAAGDTFRAGAIEQIQRWGDRVNVPVEAKPAQTDPASVVYDAVQRAINEDFDILLVDTAGRLQNNQNLMRELEKIKRVITRELPEAPQEVLLVLDGSTGQNALSQAKQFNETTNVTGIVLTKIDGSSQGGIVLAIRNELHLPVKLVGLGEQMDDLRDFDPEKFIYGLFKELIVGSGE
- the ffh gene encoding signal recognition particle protein, which produces MAFEGLSERLNKVFSSLRGKGKLSEDDIRTVTREVRMALLEADVNFDVVKDFVKQVRERALGAEVMESLTPSQQVVKIVDDELTKLMGTEAVPLNKAPHIPTIIMMVGLQGAGKTTTAGKLAKRLMDNDKARPLFIAGDVYRPAAIEQLQTIGKQLDVPVYQEGTDKDPVEIVKNGLAQAHENKNDYVIIDTAGRLEIDEQLMDELKRIKELAQPNEILFVADSMTGQVAAKVAHGFDEQLDITGVVLTKLDGDTRGGAALSIRAVTGKPIKFIGQGEKLDQLDVFHPDRMANRILGMGDMLTLIEKAQQDYDQKQAEDMAQKIKENSFDFNDFIDQMDQIQKMGPLDEIMKMIPGMANNPALANINVDEKDIAHLKAIVYSMTPQEREDPKLLNPSRRRRIAAGSGRSVQEVNRMIKQFKQSQDMMKQMSKGNMNGMDQLMGNGVQGRLGKMAMHSMVRKQKKNKKKRLKKVKRFKSK